Genomic DNA from Candidatus Nitronereus thalassa:
GTAGTAATCCGCATGGTCAAGCGGATGCGTCACGGATACGAAAAAGTTAAACCCCTGCGATTGCGCTTCGCGTTCCGATAGGCCAGTCTTGGCCGCCATCATACCCAGAGATTCCACAATCGCAGTTCCAATGGCACCTGGAAATTTCAAATGGCCACCGGCCGCGTTTGCCCCAGCAACTCGCCCCTGCTTATTGGCAGGTCCAGCGAGAGGAATGCGTGCGGGTTTGCCAGTCACCAAGTGCACAATTTCCACCGCATCACCCGCCGCGTAGATATTGGGGTCTATGGTCTGTTGATATTCATTCACCACTATGCCGCCGGATTCGCCAATCGCGAGCCCAGCGTCTTTCGCTAATTTCAATTCGGGACGTACGCCTATGGAAAGAATAGCCAGATCACAGGGCAATCGCGTACCACTTTCCAATTCGGCTTCCTCAGCCAGCCCATCTTTTGTGTGAAAGACCGTCACGGCATCTCCGACAATGATGTTCACGCCTTGTTCCTGGAGATGTACCGCCATTAACATAGCCATATCTTTGTCAAAGGGAGGCAAAATCTGTGGCGCTAATTCCACTAATGTCACCGTCATGCCTAGATTCATTAAGGCCTCAGCCGTTTCCAGGCCAATGAAGCCTCCACCGACTACCAGCGCGCGTTTCGCGCGATGGTTCGCAAGGAATTGTTTAATGGCATCGGAATCCGGAACCGTTTTAACGGTAAAGATATTGCGGGCATGAATTCCTGGAATCTCCGGGACAACCGCGCCTGCCCCGGGAGCAAGAATGAGTTTGTCATAGGTCACGTCAAACGTTTCACCCGACTCAAGATTCTTCACGGCTACCGTTCGCTCCGGACGATGAATCGACAACACTTCATGGCGAATTTTTACGGTGATCCGAAACCGTTTCCAAAACTTTTCCGGTGTCTGC
This window encodes:
- a CDS encoding FAD-dependent oxidoreductase, with the translated sequence MSSLKIVIVGGVAGGASAAAKARRVNESAEITMFERGPYVSFANCGLPYYVGNTIVDRNDLLLQTPEKFWKRFRITVKIRHEVLSIHRPERTVAVKNLESGETFDVTYDKLILAPGAGAVVPEIPGIHARNIFTVKTVPDSDAIKQFLANHRAKRALVVGGGFIGLETAEALMNLGMTVTLVELAPQILPPFDKDMAMLMAVHLQEQGVNIIVGDAVTVFHTKDGLAEEAELESGTRLPCDLAILSIGVRPELKLAKDAGLAIGESGGIVVNEYQQTIDPNIYAAGDAVEIVHLVTGKPARIPLAGPANKQGRVAGANAAGGHLKFPGAIGTAIVESLGMMAAKTGLSEREAQSQGFNFFVSVTHPLDHADYYPGAEALHMKLIVEKTTGRLLGAQIIGEQGVDKRIDVLATAISARMTVEGLEHLDLAYAPQFSSAKGPVIMAGFVAANILRGEVQTMTGEELQKKLAAKEPLQLLDVRTQAEFHETHIPQAWLIPVDELRDHLDDLDQTKETIVYCRVGLRGYQACRILLQHGFQKVYNLTGGILSFNGKK